GGAGGTGGACTAATAAATCTGTAACAATTTTCTTCTAGGCGTCAACTCCCATTTCTTCGAGGAATTACCAGAGTCCGACCCCCCATGGAAGCCCCCCCATGGAACAGATCGATGGGAGTTGGGCCTCCTAATTCCCCTTTCCCTTCCCTTGTTATTTCCCAAGTCCATGAACCAATCAAGAGATTTTTAGTCCCAACCACGTTAAACTCCCATTCCCTAGCTCCAACTCCCCCAAACAAACAGGCTGTTAGGGTCAATGATAATCTCTTCTAGGACTCCTAGCTACCACGACAAATAAACAAGACTATTCCTAAAATTTACCGGACTGCATAAATTAAAGAGTATCGACAGATTTGGACTATATAGAGATCTAATCGTTTGATAGCATCCACCATCCACCTTCCGCCATGGCAATTGCCTGCACAAACCTCACCAATGTTGTGCGTTCGGTGCATCTGCTCAGGATCGATGGCTACAGCATCACCAAAGCCATGCGCAGCGATTGCTGGATAAAGTCCAGGTGGAACGTCGGCAGATACGAGTGGGGAGTCCACCTCAATCCTGCACTGCCGAACGACACCATCGACCATAGACCGTGGGTCACGCTGAGGCTCGTCTTCCTCAGCGAAGGCTGCACTACACCCAACGTGGAAGCGAGCATGCGCTGCCGTTTGGTGGATCCGAGGGGGACGGCCGATCCGTCTGAAGAAAAGAGTATCACGTGTAAGTTCAATAATCGTCCGAAGCGCCAGCTTGGGGTCTCAGGAGATTGCTCGGATCCAGCTTATCTCATGTCGGCACGGGAACTAGAGGCGTCGTGCTATCTCAAGGACGACTCCTTCACCGTGCAATGCACCGTCACGGTGCTCAAGGACTTGGCCGAAGTAACGATCCGGGACGACGAACCATTGCCCGTCGTGCCGTCCTCGGGCTTGCACCACCACCTCGGCGAGCTGCTGCGGAGCGGGACGGCGGCGGACGTTGAGTTTATCGTGTCGGGCGAGTCCTTGGTTGCTCACAAGAGCATACTGGCGGCGAGGTCCCCTGTGCTCATGGCCGAGTTCTTTGGGCACATGAGGGAGGCGAGCTCTCGGGTCGTCGTGATcgaggacatggaggcggcggcgttTAAGGTCATGCTGAACTTCATCTACACTGACACGGTGCCTGAACTTGACGGGCAGGACGAGGCGGCGACGTCGATGGCTCAGCATCTACTTGTGGCTGCTGACAGGTATGGACTGGACAGTCTCAAGCTGATTTGCATGAACAAGCTATTGAGTTGCATCACCGCCGACACAGCAGTGGCAATTTTGGTTTTGGCCGATCAACACAACTGTTCCCAACTCAAGGCCAAGTGTGCAGAATTCTTGTTCCACACACTACCGCAATGCTAGATTCTCCAGTCGCGATGAAGGTGTACAATGAAGCACCATTAAGTCTAGCTACCCATGGGGCTAAATCTAGAAGTAACTTATATAGTTTTGCTAAACCATATCTAGATATGCTCTAATTATTGCACATCTAACTCATATGTCATTGATTTTACGCGGGAGCTTATACTATCCATCTTTTCGCTGTCGAAGTATGTCCATCTTCTATTCTTTTTTCGGACGATTTTCAACATATTTTATGAGCAATTGGTTGCCTGCGTTTTCCCATTCAGTTTGATGTATCTTggaattgttttttttttttgagaatcagTATCTTGGAATTGTGGAACCTTGTGATATTTAAACATGCCATTTATGTAGTCTGTATGAGTTTGATTGATTGTTATTGTGGCACATAGCTTCTGGCCATCATTTTGGTTATTTGTGCTCCCAGTTTGTTGAGGTCTAAATCATTGGATGGGAAAAAAGAGCATATGCGAATGAGAAAGCTAAGCTCATGGCGCTACCAGACTCAGTTAATTACCTGATCGAATCGGACATGTTTGTCCTGGGTTGTTTGCTAATCTTGGCATCCAATGCCTTGACTATTGGCAGAGCTTCAGTATCCCGCTTCTCTTCTCGTGCAACTAATCTAAAAAACGTATTATactttgggacggagggagtacatttaCATTATCTTTTATCATCATAACAAACATTTTTACTACGCgtgcggggggaggggggttgcCAAAATTCTATGAAtatctgttttttttctttttttgcctATCATGGCCAATATATTTCTTGCGAGAACGACGTTTTTTATGTGTCGGGTTATGCACATAAAATATTTGGAATGTGATGGCTAGGGTCGATCACTTGAATcaattttttttttgcgggtggaTCCTTGGATCGTTACAACCATTTGATATACACATGAAAGATACAGAAACAGACCCAGTTTATATCACACACATGCCCTAGAATTCCTAAGTACAACTAACCTCCAAGTATTTTTTTTTTTGGGGACTCCAAGCCTACTTTTTTTTGGAAAAGAAGGTTGAAAACCCCGACCTTTGCATCAATGTGATGCACAATAAGGGGCCCAGAGAGCAAATAGGACCCAGGAGGACGAATATGGAATTCTTCCTGGTCACTGAGATTTGTGGATAATTTAGATATTCGGATCCTGCTCTTCTAAATGGAACATCCATTCAATGACTTTGGCACTGGGCGTTCCAAAAATGGGTACTATAGATCGGATGAAATTAGAGATAAATTTGTTTATCTTTtccttagagcaactctagcagaccctgcAAAACGTCCCGGCCTGCAAAATAACCGCCAAATTGCGGGTCGGGGCCAAAAAATCTGCACGACCAGACCCCGCATCCGGCACCGGCCCGCAAAATTTTTTACGAGGCGCGGCAAATCTTCTCCCCCAACCTCTATCTTCACGGGCTGGGAGGCCGACCCGAGCTCAACCCCCATCCGGCGCGAGatttggcgggagggacatttccgCGCGCCCTTTCCCGCTCCCCGCACCCTCCGCCACCATTGCCCCCCCCCCTCCGAAAGCTCCGGCTGCTCCTCCCCGACCGTCCCTCGCCATCATGGACGACCCCATGCTGTTCCCCGTCACCGTCGAGGTCGCGCACGCCCCTTTCCCTCGGGCGGATCTCGTCGCCGACCATGTTGGCCCCGCCGGCGTCGCCCAAGCACACGCCGCGCCTGCCCGCAAGCGGCAGGGCAACGTGGTTGTGCAGGGCGGGAATTCGGCTACCCCCGCCGCGATGGCCCGCGCTCCGGGCACCAATGCCGCTGTGCGATCCCGGCCGGCGACGgagaaggccggcaaggccgcgcGCGCAAAGCGGAGGAAGGTTCCGACTTCAAGGAAGCCATCTTCTTCAACCTCTCACTCCATCCCCCCGCAAGGAGGTGCTCCGGCGATGCCGTTCAACGGTGTCGCTCCCCCCGCGAgcgaggtgttcgacgaaatggccGGAAGGTATATCTCTTCGGACTTCGGCGATTCTCTTTCATTTTCGCCATTGTTTTCGATAGCTCGTGACTTGTTATCGTTCACTATAGCGGTGGTTCGAACAATGCAACAATCGAGTTTGTGAACTTGTTGGACACGAACGCGGTTGACATTGATCAATCCCCTTTCAAACCTTTCGACTACAATGAAACGGAGGGCGGCGTGGACGATCATGGTTGTGCGGATGACTCGGCGGAGAtcgaagcggaagcgtttgagAATTCACAAGCAAAAACTGGGAAAAGCCAAAGATCGAAGAActacactatcttggaagatcAAGCTTTGATCAAAGCATGGAGTGCGGTGTCTCTTGATGCATGCACGGCTACTAATCAAACCTCCAAGAGATATTTGCAAAGGATTGAAGATCAATACTTCCGCATTATGAAAAACAACCCCAATAAGACTCCATGCACATTTCGGTCTCTTCAAGGTCGTTGGGAGAACATCAAGCCTATGTGCAGCCGTTGGGCAGCTTGCTTGGAGCAAGTACGCAATGCACCTCCAAGTGGCACCGTGGAGTCCGACTATGTGAGTTTGCTTTGCCTTTGTTCAAgttgtgcatcatcataatgtaTCATGAAAAATGATTGCATCACTTTGTTCACATTGTGTAGGACAAGATTGCTCAACATATATACAAGGACATGGAAGCTTCGGAAGGCAGATTCTTCAAATTAGAGCATTGTTGGGAGTTGCTCCAAAAGTGCGACAAGTGGAAGTTGATCGACAAAGAGTCCCCACCAAAAAGAGGctcacttacaaacatggatgagatgaggatgatgatggcccAAGAAATTTGAACAAGCCCGATGGCGACAAGAAGAATAAAGACAAGATAAAGAGAGAGCAAGAAGCATCAAGCTTGAGGGAGAAGATTGATGCCATGGTGCAATCAAACGAGTTGATGTTGTTGAAGTCGTTGGAGATCAAGAAAGAGTTGGCCGAAAAGAAGGCAAAAGAGAAGCACGAAAAATGGCAAATGCTCAACGAAGAGGGGCTGCGCAGAGCTGCCATTGAGGAGAGAAAAGCAAGCGCCTCTGAAAACAAATCGCTGTATTGTTGCTCGCCGAAGAGAACAAGATTATGTCAATGAACCGCAATGACATGGATGACGTCACCAAAGcatggcatgatatggcaaggaaGAGATCTTGAAGAGCAGAACGGTCGCCTCGGCCGGTCCGTCTGCCAGTTCCGGTGATGTTTTCTCTGCTCCATATGGTGGCAATGTGGATAATTTCGGTGCGGGAGTTGGAACAAGCGATGGAGGTGGCTACAGTGGCTACGGTGGCGCCGATGAACTTCAAGATGGACTCCGTGGCGCGGAGTGAAGATCGACCCCCAAGATGATGTCGGACATGGGCGCATACCTTTGCATGCCCTCTTTTGCGTAATAAACTTCGCTTTTATTTGCGCACAAACTGTTTATGTCATTTGAAATTGAACTTGTTTGTGAAACCCTATGAcaaatttcagatttgcagtttTTCTGTTTGCGGGTCGTTGCGCTGTTGCCCGAGCAAAACCCGCATagccgacccgtaaaaaagcatattccGCGAATATACTTTTTTACAGGTCCATTTGGGGGTCTGCATCTGTGCTAGCCCTCGCCGGCCCGCAAAAGCGGTTTTACgcgaactgcaaacgcgttttgcggggtctgctagagttgctcttacaaCCCCCCGCCCAAATATCATTTTTGTTGATGTAAGGCAACGAAGGCCAAAGTCGTCAACCAATTGAGAACAGAACATTGCAACTACGATAGAATAGAACCATTACAAAGATTCATAGTTTTAAATAGCGCGCTAAGCATCTTAGCGGCGGACCTTTTCCAAATGCTATAGTGTGCTATAGCGGAGCTATAGCGCGCTATTTAAAATGTTTGCTCATTTGTTTGGACCAAAGTCTCTTAGCGTAAGACCTTTTGTAAACGCTATAGTGGAGCTATAGCGGGCTATTTAAAACAGTGCAAAGACCTTTTGTAAACGCTATAGCGGGCTATTTAAAACAGTGCAAAGATCTGTATTTAACTTCCATGACTAAGTTTGACTTTTCCGGCAACAACTCCTTCTGGAAGAGATAAACGTCCTCACACTAATCCAAGCCTATCTCTAAACAGTTGGAAACGTAAGAAAAGGTCAAGGGCATGTAGAATGTAAAGAATTCTGCCTATTTGCAGCATAGATGGATCGTTATTTGCAGAACAGGTTTCTGAATTTGGTTAGATGAAGGCATCACTCACGGGCTTTCCATTGAGAAGCTCAACAGTTAAAAACGACCTGGCCAAGCATTCATTTTGAAGTGTCCGATGATCTGATGGGTGTATGTGTGTAATTTTCTTCCAGACAGATGTAACACATATGCAAACTTTCTTATtataggaaaaataaaaataattatttgaGAATTTATATTGTGGAAAAACATATTTGACAAATGTTTGTTCGGTGTTTTCAAAATTTCATGCATTGAAAGAATGCATGTGTTTAAGAAATGATTATAATTTTTCAAAGTTCACAAATTTTAATATATgtaaataatatattttttaaattaTAAATATTTATTATGTATTAAAAAGTGAAGAAAACAAATTTAGAAGCTCGAAGATAAGATTGGAAATCCGGTACTGCGGCATTAGTTGCATGCGTGATGAGCCTGGCAAGTACAGGGAAGAAACACACAACGCATCATGCAT
This sequence is a window from Aegilops tauschii subsp. strangulata cultivar AL8/78 chromosome 7, Aet v6.0, whole genome shotgun sequence. Protein-coding genes within it:
- the LOC109747895 gene encoding BTB/POZ and MATH domain-containing protein 1-like; its protein translation is MAIACTNLTNVVRSVHLLRIDGYSITKAMRSDCWIKSRWNVGRYEWGVHLNPALPNDTIDHRPWVTLRLVFLSEGCTTPNVEASMRCRLVDPRGTADPSEEKSITCKFNNRPKRQLGVSGDCSDPAYLMSARELEASCYLKDDSFTVQCTVTVLKDLAEVTIRDDEPLPVVPSSGLHHHLGELLRSGTAADVEFIVSGESLVAHKSILAARSPVLMAEFFGHMREASSRVVVIEDMEAAAFKVMLNFIYTDTVPELDGQDEAATSMAQHLLVAADRYGLDSLKLICMNKLLSCITADTAVAILVLADQHNCSQLKAKCAEFLFHTLPQC